Proteins co-encoded in one Cuculus canorus isolate bCucCan1 chromosome 22, bCucCan1.pri, whole genome shotgun sequence genomic window:
- the NDUFS5 gene encoding NADH dehydrogenase [ubiquinone] iron-sulfur protein 5 has product MPFWDLQRQLGIDVDRWLLRQSMPQPYGKAGACHAFEREWVECGHGLGQTRARRECQPEYEDFMECMHRTKLAVRLRTILEQRDKMIKEGKYTPPDYHKGKEESRP; this is encoded by the exons ATGCCGTTCTGGGACCTGCAGCGGCAGCTCGGCATCGATGTGGACCGGTGGCTGCTGCGGCAGAGTATGCCGCAGCCCTACGGCAAGGCCGGCGCCTGTCACGCCTTCGAGCGCGAGTGGGTGGAGTGCGGGCACGGGCTGGGCCAAACCCGCGCCCGCCGCGAGTGCCAGCCCGAGTACGAGGACTTCATGGAGTGCATGCACCGCACCAAGCTG GCCGTGCGGTTGAGAACCATCCTCGAGCAGAGAGACAAGATGATCAAGGAAGGGAAGTACACGCCGCCTGACTACCACAAGGGCAAAGAGGAGTCACGGCCTTGA
- the AZIN2 gene encoding antizyme inhibitor 2 — MNGYLDESNFMMVKEGFTTRDLLENLLVELCPASDRQALFMADLGDIVKKHLRFLKALPRVKPYFPVKCNGSEGVLRLLAELGAGFACANKAEITRVQSIGVPADKIFYSSPCKQVAHLKYAASHGVQLMAFDNEVELSKVARSHPHARMLLGVTADSSPSAHPNMAFGATLKSCRHLLETAKEQAVEVVGISFHLGSPGLEPQAFQQAVAAAQLAFEMGTELGYRMHLLDVGGGFPGTEDARARFEELAAAINSALDLYFPNGCGVEIIARPGRFYVSSAFSFAASITAREEAPAEQPGSDEEEPDTKKSLMYHLSDGIYGTFSCLLFDSPCPRPQLHKRRCPDPPWHSSSLCGPAGCDEDRIADGLKLPELHVGDWLIFEDMGAYTIAAPTPLREGPQPHITYAMSHLAWKAVQLCQGKLPQTEDDRERVCAPLSCGWEMAETLCVAPVFTPAGII, encoded by the exons ATGAATGGGTACCTGGACGAATCCAACTTCATGATGGTGAAGGAGGGCTTCACCACCAGAGACCTCCTGGAGAACCTGCTGGTGGAGCTGTGTCCGGCG AGCGACCGGCAAGCCCTCTTCATGGCAGACCTTGGGGACATTGTGAAGAAACACCTGCGATTCCTGAAGGCCCTGCCCCGTGTGAAGCCCTACTTCCCTGTGAAGTGCAACGGCAGCGAGGGGGTGCTGCGGCTGCTGGCGGAGCTGGGCGCAGGCTTCGCCTGTGCCAACAAG GCAGAGATCACGCGGGTGCAAAGCATTGGGGTCCCAGCTGACAAGATCTTCTACAGCAGCCCCTGCAAGCAGGTTGCCCACCTCAAATACGCGGCTAGCCACGGCGTGCAGCTGATGGCCTTTGACAACGAGGTGGAGCTGAGCAAGGTGGCCAGGAGCCACCCTCATGCCAG GATGCTTCTGGGTGTCACTGCCGACTCCAGCCCTTCCGCCCATCCAAACATGGCATTTGGGGCCACACTTAAGTCCTGCCGGCACCTGCTAGAGACAGCGAAGGAGCAGGCGGTGGAGGTTGTTGGCATCAG CTTCCACCTGGGCAGCCCCGGTCTGGAGCCCCAGGCCTTCCAGCAGGCTGTGGCTGCGGCGCAGCTGGCCTTCGAGATGGGCACGGAGCTGGGCTACCGCATGCACCTTCTGGACGTTGGAGGAGGCTTCCCTGGCACCGAGGACGCCAGAGCCCGATTTGAAGAG CTCGCTGCTGCGATAAACTCTGCCTTGGACTTGTATTTCCCAAATGGCTGTGGGGTGGAGATCATTGCGAGACCCGGGCGATTCTACGtcagctctgccttcagctTTGCAGCCAGCATCACTGCCAGGGAAGAGGCTCCTGCGGAGCAGCCTGGCTCCGATG AGGAAGAGCCTGACACCAAGAAGAGCCTCATGTATCACCTCAGCGACGGCATCTATGGCACCTTCAGCTGCCTCCTGTTTGACAGCCCCTGCCCTCGACCTCAGCTGCACAAG CGGCGCTGCCCAGACCCgccctggcacagcagcagcctctgcgGCCCCGCGGGATGTGATGAGGACCGCATCGCTGACGGGCTGAAGCTGCCTGAACTGCACGTTGGGGATTGGCTGATCTTCGAGGACATGGGTGCCTACACCATCGCAGCTCCGACCCCGCTCAGGGAGGGTCCCCAGCCACACATCACCTACGCCATGTCCCATCTCGCCTG GAAAGCCgtccagctctgccagggaaagCTGCCACAGACAGAAGACGACCGTGAGCGTGTCTGCGCCCCGCTGTCCTGCGGCTGGGAGATGGCCGAGACGCTCTGCGTTGCCCCAGTCTTCACTCCGGCCGGCATCATCTGA